From the Halodesulfovibrio sp. MK-HDV genome, the window GCAGAGCCTGCCCGCCGGAGGCTATCTTTAAACCAACTAAGAAGATTCCCTTACATAAACATCTGCTCAACTGCCGGTTTGAGATTGGCAGTGTCCGCAATGGTCAACTGTTCAGAAAATTCCACACCGATGAGCGTGCCGCGACTTTTAGTACTGGTCATGCTGACGTGTGCTTTGTGGGCGTTGGCAATAAGCTTGGCTGAATACGTGCCGAGACCTGTGCCGTCTTCTTTTCCGTACGTTGCATACTTGTTGAAGAATTTTTCTTGAATTTCTTCTGGTACAAGCGTGCTGTTGTGGATGGTTATGGTTTGATCATCGGTTTGAATTGCCACGGTCACAATGTCATCACTTCTGGAAGCCTCAACCGCATTTACGATGAGGTTCGAAAACAAGGTTTGCAATAGGCGATATTCACCGGCGACTGCGAATGTGTTGTTGGTAGAGACCGGATGATTGTTGAACGTAATGCGCAGGGTCACGTTGAGCCGTGTGAGCATGGACGTTATGTCATCCTGAATCTCAAAGAGCAGATGAACAAGCTCTACGGATGTTGCACGTAGCTTGTAAATACCGCGTTCCATTTTGAAGATGTCCAAGTTGTTGTTGATCATATCAAGGATACGATAACCGGCCATTTCGATCTTCTTGATGTAGTTTTCTTGATGCTCGGTGAGGTTGCCTTTTGAGAGCAATAACTCCGGGTACCCGATGACGAGGTTCAGCAGTGATTTTAGATCATGCTGGTTAATCCTTTCCACTTCGCAACGGATCATTTCAGCTTCTTCTCGTTCAGCAACTTCCAATACGAGCTGGGCATTTTTTTTTGCTAGCTCTGCGGTACGTAATTTTACTGCATGCTCCAACATCTTTTTATGAGACGTGAGGAGCCTGTCGCGCTTTTCAATTTGATCGAGCATTGAGTTGAAGTGCGTGACTAGGTCACCAAGTTCATCACTTGATTCGTAAGGCACTCGTAGAGTGTAATCTTTACTTACCCCAATTTCTTTGGCTGCTGCTGCGAGATCGTACAGCGGCTGTAGCATTTTTTTGTATAGCTTTTTAGCCATGAAAAAACTCACAAGGATACCACTTGTCCCTGCAAAGGCGGAAAGCAAGAGATACATTGTGATTCCTTTGTCCATAAGAAACACTCCTGAGCCGAGCAGGATGTAGGCCTTGATCTCTCCGTTTTCGATAATTGGTTCTGCGACAACGCGTGTTGAAGAATTCTTGATTGTGTTGTTGGAGAGCAGTTCCTTCATGTCAAACTCTAGCGAGCCGTAGGACGCTATGATTGAACCATCAGGACTGACTATGGCGGTGTAATCCACAAACGGCCACTTGTCATAGTCTCTGGCTTCACGCAGAGCAGTGCGAGCTTCACTTGGTATAAAGGGTCGAGGCATGCGGAATGCAAGACTCCGGACACAGTCTTTGATGATTCTTTCTGAACGTCCTTTTTTTGTAAGCATTATGCTTGATGCAGAAACAAGGACAACTGTGCAGATGGCGATGGCGCACATTGCAGTTATGAAAAAGATAATGCGACGGTTAAACGGCGCAAAAAAAGAGCGGAACATTGTGGTGCTCACGATAGTTGAAGGATATGTGAGAGAGGCATCCGAAATACTTAGGGGGGAAAGGTTCCGGATGCCCCAAAAGCCATGAGTACTTCTACCTGCCGCTGTCGGGGAATGACATTCCTAGAGGAAGCGGCAGGGGGAGACTACATGTGCATAACTTGCTGTGGAATTTGTTCCGGTATGGCCAGCAAGTAGCCATTTCCACGAATAGTTTTAATTATGGCGCAGTGTTTCAGTTTTCTGCGTAAATTACTCATATGTACGTTCAGTACATAGTCATCAAGTGAAGGATCGCGACCGAGTGCGTCTTCAAGGAGCTGCTCACGAGTAATGAGTGCGCCAGCGTTGCTGGTGAGCATTTCTAAAACATTGTATTCAGCGCTGGTTAGCTGAACCGGAGAATCTTCGATTTGAACACTGCGTGCGGAAGGTGTGAGAGACATACTTCCGATAATGATCTTATGCGCAGGATCAACTTTTGTGGGCGCATTAAGCTCCCGTGCTATTTTTGCAGGCATTGTACGGCGCAAAATTGCACGGATGCGTGCTGCCAGCTCACGCAACGGGCATGGCTTCGCCACGTAGTCGTCCGCCCCCATTTCAAGTCCAACAACTTTATCGATTTCGTCGCTACGGCCAGTAAGCATGATAACGGGCATGGTGTATTCGTTTCTGATCTTTTGCAGCAGATCAAAACCGTTCATGTCCGGAAGCATGATATCAAGCAGCACAATGTCAAAAGTATCTTCCTTGAGTTTCTCAATACCACTCATTGCATCGTGTGCTGTATGGAGCGAAAAGCCTTCTCCGCTCAAGTAGCTACCGAGCAGTTCACCTAATTCAAAATCGTCGTCGATAAACAAAATGCGTTTCATACCACCTCCAACGGAAACATAAGTGAACCATACGTTGTTTATGTTTTTTTCATCAACTTAATAAATGTTAAGTAAATCTATGAAAAACATTGGGGATGGATAAAAGCGCCAACTAGGAAAAATTTTCCGCTTTATAAACAAAAACAGGGTCAACCTCCGTATTCATTTGCAAAGGGCATATCGCTCTGACGAAAGACTATTGCAAGGATGCAAAATTATAAACCTGGAGGTTTACTATGTC encodes:
- a CDS encoding HAMP domain-containing sensor histidine kinase; translated protein: MFRSFFAPFNRRIIFFITAMCAIAICTVVLVSASSIMLTKKGRSERIIKDCVRSLAFRMPRPFIPSEARTALREARDYDKWPFVDYTAIVSPDGSIIASYGSLEFDMKELLSNNTIKNSSTRVVAEPIIENGEIKAYILLGSGVFLMDKGITMYLLLSAFAGTSGILVSFFMAKKLYKKMLQPLYDLAAAAKEIGVSKDYTLRVPYESSDELGDLVTHFNSMLDQIEKRDRLLTSHKKMLEHAVKLRTAELAKKNAQLVLEVAEREEAEMIRCEVERINQHDLKSLLNLVIGYPELLLSKGNLTEHQENYIKKIEMAGYRILDMINNNLDIFKMERGIYKLRATSVELVHLLFEIQDDITSMLTRLNVTLRITFNNHPVSTNNTFAVAGEYRLLQTLFSNLIVNAVEASRSDDIVTVAIQTDDQTITIHNSTLVPEEIQEKFFNKYATYGKEDGTGLGTYSAKLIANAHKAHVSMTSTKSRGTLIGVEFSEQLTIADTANLKPAVEQMFM
- a CDS encoding response regulator transcription factor, translating into MKRILFIDDDFELGELLGSYLSGEGFSLHTAHDAMSGIEKLKEDTFDIVLLDIMLPDMNGFDLLQKIRNEYTMPVIMLTGRSDEIDKVVGLEMGADDYVAKPCPLRELAARIRAILRRTMPAKIARELNAPTKVDPAHKIIIGSMSLTPSARSVQIEDSPVQLTSAEYNVLEMLTSNAGALITREQLLEDALGRDPSLDDYVLNVHMSNLRRKLKHCAIIKTIRGNGYLLAIPEQIPQQVMHM